A part of Amphiprion ocellaris isolate individual 3 ecotype Okinawa chromosome 16, ASM2253959v1, whole genome shotgun sequence genomic DNA contains:
- the LOC111579231 gene encoding Kv channel-interacting protein 2 isoform X2, with protein MHLFFHDKWEVEGLQTVGILLVVCSSLKLMHFLGLIDLSVQDSVEDDFELSTVCHRPESMDKLQEQTKFTKKELQVLYRGFKNECPSGVVNEENFKTIYSQFFPQGDSSMYAHFLFEAFDTNKNGSVSFEDFVFGLSIILRGTINDRLNWAFNLYDLNKDGCITKEEMLDIMKSIYDMMGKYTYPTMQDDAPREHVESFFQKMDRNKDGVVTIEEFIESCKKDENIMQSMQLFDNVI; from the exons ATGCATCTGTTCTTTCATGACAAGTGGGAGGTGGAGGGGCTGCAGACTGTGGGCATCCTCCTGGTGGTCTGCAGCTCCCTCAAACTGATGCACTTTCTAGGGCTTATCGACCTCTCCGTGCAAG ACAGCGTGGAAGATGACTTTGAGTTATCCACTGTGTGCCATCGCCCAGAAAGCATGGACAAGCTGCAGGAGCAGACTAAGTTCACCAAGAAGGAGCTGCAAGTCCTCTACAGGGGATTCAAGAAT GAGTGTCCAAGCGGTGTGGTGAATGAGGAGAACTTTAAGACCATTTACTCCCAGTTTTTTCCTCAGGGAG ACTCAAGTATGTATGCACATTTCCTGTTTGAAGCATTCGACACTAACAAGAACGGCTCGGTTAGTTTCGAG GACTTTGTATTTGGCCTGTCTATCATCCTGAGAGGGACCATTAATGACCGGCTAAACTGGGCATTCAACCTCTATGACCTGAACAAGGACGGCTGCATCACCAAagag GAGATGCTGGACATCATGAAGTCCATCTATGACATGATGGGGAAATACACGTACCCCACAATGCAAGATGATGCTCCAAGAGAACATGTGGAGAGCTTTTTCCAG AAAATGGACCGGAATAAAGATGGCGTGGTCACCATTGAGGAGTTCATCGAGTCATGCAAAAAG